One Aphelocoma coerulescens isolate FSJ_1873_10779 chromosome 6, UR_Acoe_1.0, whole genome shotgun sequence DNA window includes the following coding sequences:
- the LOC138112232 gene encoding hexokinase HKDC1-like produces MFAVHLLAFHFTKLKEDQIKKVDRYLYHMRLSDDVLLDVMARFQAEMVKGLGRDTNPTATVKMLPSFVRSLPDGSEKGDFLAVDLGGSQFRAHQVKVFDDGKQSSQLESKFYPTPKEVVQGNGAELFDYVADCLLDFMETKNLKHKKLPLGFTFSFPCKQTKLEEGVLLAWTKHFKVRGVQDTDVVSSLRKALQKRKDIDVDVLALVNDTVGTMMTCGYDDQRCEVGLIIGTGTNACYMEEMRHIDLVEGDEGRMCINTEWGAFGDDGALDDLRTEFDRELDLGSLNPGKQLFEKMISSLYLGELVRLILLKMTKEGLLFNGKVSTALLTKGKIEMKHVSAMEKYKEGLSNTKEILTELNLFPSEEDCVAVQHVCTIVSFRSANLCAAALAAILTRLRENKKLLRMRTTVGIDGGLYKTHPQYAKRLHKVVRRLVPTCDVRFLLSVSGSGRGAAMVTAVAHRLAAQRQCIDAMLAPFLLPLGILREVMDKMRAELEYGLKRETQANATVKMLPTYVCGTPDGTEKGKFLALDLGGTNFRVLLVKIKSGRRRSVQMYNKIFAIPLEIMQGTGEELFDHIVQCIADFLEYMGIKGARLPLGFTFSFPCRQASIDKGTLVGWTKGFKATDCEGEDVVDMLREAIKRRNEFDLDIVAVVNDTVGTMMTCGYEDPNCEIGLIAGTGSNVCYMEDMKNIEIVEGNEGKMCINTEWGAFGDNGCIDNIRTKYDKEVDEGSLNPGKQRYEKMTSGMYLGEIVRQILIDLTKQGLLFRGHISESLRKRGIFETKFLSQIESDRLALLQVRRILQQLGLDSTCDDSIIVKEVCGVVSRRAARLCGAGLAAIVEKKRENRGVERLQITVGVDGTLYKLHPHFSRVLRETVKELAPQCDVTFMLSEDGSGKGAALITAVAKRLHNVGQK; encoded by the exons GTTGACAGGTACCTGTACCACATGCGCCTCTCCGACGATGTCTTGCTGGATGTGATGGCTCGATTCCAGGCCGAAATGGTGAAGGGCCTGGGCAGAGACACGAACCCCACGGCAACAGTGAAAATGCTGCCGTCGTTTGTGCGCTCGCTGCCCGACGGCTCAG AGAAGGGTGACTTCCTTGCTGTTGACCTGGGTGGCTCCCAGTTTCGTGCCCACCAGGTGAAGGTGTTTGATGATGGGAAGCAGAGCAGCCAGCTGGAGAGCAAGTTTTACCCCACACCCAAGGAGGTCGTACAGGGGAACGGAGCCGAG CTCTTTGATTATGTTGCTGACTGTCTGTTAGACTTCATGGAGACCAAAAACCTGAAGCATAAGAAGTTACCTCTTggctttacattttcttttccatgcaAACAGACCAAATTGGAAGAG GGGGTTCTTCTTGCGTGGACAAAACACTTCAAGGTCCGAGGAGTTCAGGACACAGACGTGGTCAGCTCTCTGCGCAAGGCCCTCCAGAAGCGTAAG GACATAGATGTTGATGTTTTGGCACTGGTCAATGACACCGTGGGAACCATGATGACTTGTGGATATGATGACCAGCGCTGTGAAGTTGGGCTCATAATTG GGACTGGCACCAACGCATGCTACATGGAGGAGATGAGGCACATTGACCTGGTGGAAGGGGATGAAGGGAGGATGTGCATTAACACAGAGTGGGGTGCCTTTGGAGATGATGGTGCTTTGGATGACCTCCGCACGGAGTTTGATCGGGAGCTGGATCTGGGATCTCTCAATCCTGGAAAACAATT GTTTGAGAAGATGATCAGCAGCCTGTATTTGGGGGAACTTGTAAGACTCATTCTCCTAAAAATGACAAAGGAAGGTCTGCTCTTCAATGGGAAAGTGTCAACAGCTCTGCTTACTAAGGGCAAGATTGAAATGAAACACGTGTCTGCAATGGAAAA GTACAAGGAAGGTCTGAGCAACACAAAAGAGATCCTTACAGAGCTGAACCTGTTTCCCTCTGAGGAGGACTGTGTTGCTGTTCAGCATGTCTGCACTATCGTTTCCTTCCGCTCAGCCAACCTCTGTGCCGCTGCCTTGGCAGCTATCCTGACCCGGCTCAGGGAGAATAAAAAGCTGCTGAGGATGCGAACCACTGTTGGGATTGATGGGGGACTCTATAAAACCCACCCCCA ATATGCCAAACGTCTGCACAAGGTGGTGAGAAGGCTGGTGCCCACCTGCGACGTGCGGTTCCTGCTGTCGGTGAGCGGCAGCGGCAGGGGGGCTGCCATGGTCACGGCGGTGGCACACAGACTGGCCGCCCAGCGCCAGTGCATTGATGCCATGCTTGCACCCTTCCTGCTGCCCCTGGGCATCCTCAGAGAAGTTATGGACAAAATGAGGGCTGAGCTGGAGTATGGGCTGAAGAGAGAGACGCAAGCCAATGCCACAGTGAAGATGCTGCCAACGTACGTCTGTGGGACACCAGATGGAACAG agaAAGGAAAGTTCCTTGCCCTTGATCTTGGTGGCACAAATTTCAGGGTTCTGCTGGTCAAAATCAAAAGTGGGAGAAGAAGATCAGTGCAAATGTATAACAAAATCTTTGCCATTCCTTTGGAGATCATGCAAGGGACAGGAGAAGAG cTCTTTGACCATATTGTCCAGTGCATAGCAGACTTTCTGGAGTATATGGGGATTAAAGGTGCTCGGCTTCCTCTGGGCTTCACCTTCTCTTTCCCCTGCAGGCAAGCCAGCATTGACAAG GGAACACTTGTGGGATGGACAAAAGGATTCAAGGCAACAGACTGTGAGGGGGAAGATGTTGTTGATATGCTGAGAGAGGCCATCAAAAGAAGAAAT GAGTTTGACTTGGACATTGTAGCAGTGGTGAATGACACTGTTGGGACCATGATGACTTGTGGATATGAAGATCCAAACTGTGAGATTGGCCTTATTGCAG GAACAGGCAGCAATGTTTGCTACATGGAGGACATGAAAAACATAGAAATAGTGGAAGGGAATGAAGGAAAAATGTGTATTAATACAGAATGGGGAGCATTTGGTGACAACGGCTGTATTGACAACATCAGGACAAAATATGATAAAGAAGTAGATGAAGGCTCACTAAACCCAGGGAAACAGAG GTATGAAAAAATGACCAGTGGAATGTACCTAGGTGAAATAGTAAGGCAGATTTTGATTGACTTAACCAAACAAGGGCTGCTGTTCAGAGGACACATTTCGGAATCACTCAGGAAAAGAGGCATATTTGAAACAAAATTCCTGTCTCAGATTGAGAG TGACCGGCTCGCTCTCCTCCAAGTGCGACgcatcctgcagcagctgggcctGGACAGCACGTGTGACGACAGCATCATTGTGAAGGAGGTGTGTGGCGTTGTTTCAAGAAGAGCTGCCcggctctgtggggcagggctggctgctaTTGtagagaagaagagggagaaccGAGGTGTGGAGCGCTTGCAAATCACTGTTGGAGTAGATGGGACTCTGTACAAGCTCCATCCACA TTTTTCTAGGGTCTTGCGGGAAACAGTGAAGGAACTGGCACCTCAGTGTGATGTGACTTTCATGCTTTCTGAAGATGGAAGTGGGAAGGGAGCTGCCCTCATTACTGCAGTTGCAAAAAGGTTGCATAATGTTGGACAGAAGTAG